In the genome of Phocoena sinus isolate mPhoSin1 chromosome 15, mPhoSin1.pri, whole genome shotgun sequence, the window TTGCCTCAGTCACACTGCTTCTCCTTCAGTTTCTGGGAAATGCCAAGATCTTACTGCCTAGGGACACTTTGCACAAGCCAGTCCCTCTGCCAAGGTTGATGTTCTCTAAACTCTTCCGATGAGTTGGCATCTTCCTACATTTCAGGTCTTGGGTCCTGTGTTGTCTCTTCAAAGAGGCCGTCTCTGACACCCTACACAAACAATTGAAACAGTTGAAAAAATGCCTCTCTTCCTCACTGGGCAGGGAGGACAAGGCTTACATCTCTGACCACCCACTCTAAAGGAGCACCTCTTCCTTCACCCTCTTTATACAATACCCTGATTTGCCTTCTTAGGAGCACTAGTCACTATTTGAAATTACCGTGTTCGTTTTCTTAGTTGTTtactgtctctctccatctcaaggGTTTAAATCTCTATGAAAGCACGGGCCatgtcttgtcttgttcctaactCTAACTTCAGCAATCcaaacaataaacatttgctgagagAAATTATGCAGCGTATACTAGGGACTCCACAAATAACAACTTGTTTAATCATCACAATAACTCAATGAGGGAGGTTGGTTTTTactcattttacagttaaggatAATTGAGGCACGCAgcagttgagtaacttgcccaaccGGCAAAGCTGGAATCCCAGACACAAGGTTCTTAGCCACAACGCGATGCTTTTTCGATATATAAACTGACGGGTGGATGAAActggctaaatgaatgaatgaatggaaatgtGAACGTAAacgctgattttttttttcttgcgtcTCCGGGTTCCCCAGCTCTACCGCAAGGGGGCGCTCTCGCCCAGTTCTTGACGCCAGTCCTCAAGGCGCGCACTCCCCTTGCGTCTCGGGCTCGCGCGCGCTGCCGCGGCACCGGAAGTGACGGAGCTTGCAAGTTCTCCCGGTTTCttcaggggaaactgaggccgacTCGTTCGGAAGAGACAGCGCGAGCCTTCAGCCAGGTAGGCCGGCCCAGGTCCACGGCGCGGAACTTGGCCGCGAAGAGCGCTCGCGTCCGAAAACGACCTGGCCCATGAAGGGGGTATGTGGCCCCCCACGGTTCGCGGGGCTCGCAGGTGAGAGCGCCGCCTCCCCTGTGCGTGGCAGGCGCTGCGCCCAATGGGAGCCCTCGCCGTCCTGCTTGCGTGCTACCTGGGCTCGCTGATTGGCTACGCCGGGGCGGGCCGCCGGGGGCGAGACCCCTCCTCCCAGAAAGGTCTAGGGGGCGCCCCTGAGGGAGAGTAGTTACCTAGCAACGGGGCGGTGGCCGGGCGGGTACCCGGCCTAACGCGCGGAGGAAGCTGCGAGGCCGCAGCCCACCGACCCCGGGCTCCGGAGAGGTGCAGCCCCCGGCCCCCAAGCCCTCCCGGGGGCGCCAGGAAGCCGCCTGTCCCCAGGAAAACGTGGTCTCAGCTGTGGGGGGTCTCGAGCTGGCCTCGACCCCTCTCTCTGACACGAGAAGAGGCCCGGCGCCTCACCCTCGCCCGGTCTTTGTGTAGGGCGCCGGCGGCCATTGTGTCCGTGCGGGGAATGGAGGACCCGGCAATCCCGCATCGCCAAGTCCAGGGCCTTTGGGGAATTCAGAGAAAACCAGCGGCGTTTCTGGGGGGTCCCCGGCTTTCAGCCTCCCAGAAAGGCCCGGGGATGGCCTTTCTAAAGTCAGAGCGCAGATCCGAGGCAGTTTTTCCCTCTCTCCGCCCCTCATCGAAACCTTGAGCCCCATTGAGAAGTCCCTTCAGGGTTTCTTCGGAAACCTCACCTTGGGCTGGtacttaaatagaaaaaaacaaaaactaaacccCACACCAGCCATCTCCGAGAGAGTTCTCCTGGCTCCCAGTAGGAGGCGGAGAGCCAAGGGGCGTGCAAGAGCGAGGGGGCTGGGCTCCCGGGTGGCAGGAGGCCGCGGCTGCTGAGCGGCCGCCCTCGATCTGGGCGATGGAGGAGGAAGCAAGCGAGGGGGCCGGTTCTTGAGCTTCGTAATTCCTGTGTCGCCTTCTGAGCTCTCAGTCCGCCGGGTCGCATGATCCCTCCAGCCGGAGCTGCTTTTTTTGCCAGCCGCCGCGAGGCCGGTTGAGTTACCGGCATCCCGGCTGCCACCTCCTAGCCCGACCTATGATACAAAAGATTTTCCGGGGGCTGCACCTGCCTGCCGTTGCCCGAGACATTTGAATGTAGGTGGTgcgggggtggggttggggggcagaCTACCCACTGGGGTGACTTTCTGAGGAAGACATTTTGGGGAAAATGGGATGgttgaggtaaaaaaaaaaagccggtgTGATGATTCAGAGCCCACTGGTGCTTTCAATTTGACTTCATTGAAGTCCCTTGGAAGGTAGACCCAGACCTTCATAAGAGCCGCAAAGAACCCAGGGCTGGTACCTGGAGAGGGAATGGGATGTTGTAGGGTAAATGGCatgcatattaattttttttcctgaagctctttctctcccttcagaACCTTATCTTGGCTTTGGATCTCAGAAGAGAACCACTAAGCAGAGACCAGACTCAGTGAGTGAGCAGGTGTTTTGGACAATGGACTGGTGGAGCCCATCACTATTATAAAAATGTCTCAGAGCAATCGGGAGCTGGTGGTTGACTTTCTCTCCTACAAGCTTTCCCAGAAAGGATACAGCTGGAGTCAGTTTAGCGATGTGGACGAGAACAGAACTGAGGCCCCAGAAGGGACTGAATCAGACATGGAAACCCCCAGTGCCATCAATGGCAACCCGTCCTGGCACCTGGCAGACAGCCCTGCGGTGAATGGAGCCACTGGCCACAGCAGCAGCTTGGATGCCCGGGAGGTGATCCCCATGGCAGCGGTGAAGCAAGCGCTGAGGGAGGCAGGCGATGAGTTTGAACTGAGGTACCGGCGGGCATTCAGCGACCTGACATCCCAGCTCCACATCACCCCAGGGACGGCATATCAGAGCTTTGAGCAGGTAGTGAACGAACTCTTCCGGGATGGGGTGAACTGGGGTCGCATTGTGGCCTTTTTCTCCTTCGGTGGGGCACTGTGCGTGGAAAGCGTAGACAAGGAGATGCAGGTATTGGTGAGTCGGATTGCAGCTTGGATGGCCACTTACCTGAATGACCACCTAGAGCCTTGGATCCAGGAGAACGGCGGCTGGGTAAGGACCACGCCCCTTGTGTGTCCCTTTTCCTTGGCCTCTGGTCAGATTCCCGACAGCCTTTCCCCTATGTCTCTCTCTTATGCTGGGTGATTATTGGAGACGTTGTTTGTTAAGGAGACCTGACTGGCCTCATTGCACCACAAGAGGTTAACTGTTCTGAAATACAGGTGACCTAGTTCTGCAAGGACCAGACATCTTCATTCTGGCCATCCTCATGACCCTACTCTTTCATACTtgtgttccagtttctctgcagaggaaaacatagcctgTGTGTTCATTTGGCCCCAAACCTTTGAGAGTGGGAAGTGAGTCCAGTGTTCCCCTCACCCTGACATAATGGCTCCGTGCTAAGGGGTGATGAGTGTAATGCTTGCAGAAGATAGTATCAGTGACCCACAAGCCCCTTCAATCTTACTCCCCTGGGATGTCAATCCTGTCCCGGGCTTCCCTCCCCCAAATCAAGTTCTCTTTATTTCAGAGTTTGCATGACCAGACTTTGCATCCCACTGGCTTGGATGGCTGAGGATTGTCTGATTTTAGGGTGTAAGCTGTGCCAGTGGGTCAGTTATGTCTGTGCTGCGCCCCTATGTTCATTGGCTCTAAAGTGTGCAACTTTCTGTGTGGTTGGCCAGTTTGCGGAGCTCTTGCTGTGTCACTCATTAAGCCCAGGGACTTTGCACCTCACTGCCTGGGGTTGGTTGGGGAGCCCTGTTACGCCTGTTGCTTTCCGGCGGGGCCCTGGGGCCTCTTCACTGAGCACTGTTTGCTGGCAAAGCAAGAACCTGGTCTGTGGGGCTCCTTGGAACATTGAGATTCAGTGACAGACTTCAGAAACAAACTGACACAGGTGTGAGTTCCAGCCCTGTCACGTAactagccgtgtgaccttggaccGGACAGTTTAccttgagcctcagcttcttccaCTAAAAAAATGTGGCAAGCCCTCCTTGCCTTGCAGTCCTTGGAGCTAATGTGAGCACAGTGATGGACACCAGCAAGTTTGCTGTAGTAGTCGTCGTCGGTCCCAGGTACACTTTCTGGGCCCAGCAGTTGTGCCTCGTTCCTTTGCTAGGGAGGGGAATTCCCTTGTCCATCACCAAGTCAGGGTGAGCTGGTGGTGAGAGATTCTTTACTGGTGGTCATTGTAGgcagtttttgcttttctgcaGTGAACTCAGTTCTATCTCCTTGCTTATCTCCCTGCCtcggggaggggcagggcttaTGAGAGGTATTTTGTCCCCTCAGAAAACCCAGAAAATCAAGCAGCCTGTGGAAAATAAGTCATTGATTGAAGGAGCCGAGGTGGACAGGGCCATGCATCGTGGAGTCAGGAATGTTAAGAATGCAGTTATCCAGAGGCTGGGCCTAGGGTGTGGTAGGCACTTCAGTTTACCACAGAGCAAGGGACCTCCTGGAACCCCACCCCCTGTcttatttcccatttctttgcAACTTCATCAACTCTTCCCACTCCCAGTTCTTGTAAAAGGCAAAGGGGTCAAGTCAGTAGAGGTCAGAAGACTGGGGTGGGGTTGTGGAAGGTAAAGATAGAGGGCTTTCTTTAGCTAAGGCTGACCAGACTTGAAAGCTTTTCTGTAAATGAACTCCCTGGAGAGATAAATGATTAAATAGTTCCTATTGGTTTGTGGGATGACCTCTCTTATTCCCCCCTGCTTTGATTCTCTTTGGGggcaaatatttgtttaacttATTACAGGAGGGACAGGATTCCAGCATTTCTGACACACCCTCTGAGGCATCTCCAAGTAGAGACTTGGGCCATTTGCCCACTTTGCCTGACCGTTGTCTTTGGCCGGTGGTCCTAATACAGGTGGGTTGTTGGCAGCTATTAACAAAAGGCAATATGGGAAAGGTTCCTGGCCTGCCAGATAGCCTCTGAGAGGGCTGCCTGGACCAGAGAATTGCTAGTCACCAGGTATTGCACGTAGAAAGAGGTTTTAGACACAGCAGCACTGGGCAAGTTCGTTAGATCACCACTGGATTGAAATTCCATCTTCTGTCTCTTTGCTCAAGAAAGAGGTTTTAGACACAGCAGCACTGGGCAAGTTCGTTAGATCACCACTGGATTGAAATTCCATCTTCTGTCTCTTTGCTCAAGAATTATCAGAGCCCATTGGACAGCATACCGTATGTTACTTCCTCTTGGTGAACAGAGGGGATGTGTGCAGAAGAGCCAGTTATGTCAGAACCATTTCTGGGCACGCATTCTCCCTGAGGCCAGGAGGTAAAGAACATGTGACATGGGATCCTTTGGGTAGAAGGCACCCACCCACTTCCCTCTCAGGGACCATCCTGTTTGACTTACCGACTGGCTACTGCAATGGCATCTCATAACCTTCCTGGAGGCTGTGGCTGGGGGATCCATGAGTGTAAGAGTTACGGGCCATTCCACCCTGGGATGTGCTCTAAATTTAGCATCcctacaggaaaggaaaaggaaatgagccTTTAGAGAGTACATTTTATGCATGAGGCATTATGTTAGGTATTTTACTTATGCAACCAAAattcactgagcatctactatgagGAAGGCATGTGCTAGGTGCTGGCCATAAGCAAAACATGGTACTTTCTTTCATGGAAATGACGTGCTATTTCATATACTCCACACAATAACCTTATAAGGTAGGTGGGTTTATTCCCAGTTTACATATGAAGCTCCTGGTAGCTAAGTGACTGGCCCCAGGTATTCCTCGGCCAGTTAAGTGACTGAGTGAGAATTTACACCTAGGTgggcctgactccaaagcctaaaCTCTTTCCCTCCATTTCAGGTTGTCCTAGGAGTAATAATGTGAGCCAAAGGTGCTGTTGGGCCAAGCAAAACATGCCTGTGGAGGTGCTCACTCGAGTCTGACGCTGGCCTTGTTCAGGAGTTGCAGGAAGAACAGCACCTTTGTTGGCAGTAGCAGGCTGCCAAAGGCATGTGTGTAGCCTCCGCACATTCTGGCACTGGTAAAACTCAAGTGGGTATCAGGGTTTTGCCCAGTGAGAgtgggcttaatttttttttttttgcggtatgcgggcctctcactgttgtggcctctcccgttgcggagcacaggctgcggacgcgcaggcccagtggccatggctcacgggcccagccgctccgcaacatgcaggatcctcccagaccggggcacga includes:
- the BCL2L1 gene encoding bcl-2-like protein 1 isoform X2 encodes the protein MSQSNRELVVDFLSYKLSQKGYSWSQFSDVDENRTEAPEGTESDMETPSAINGNPSWHLADSPAVNGATGHSSSLDAREVIPMAAVKQALREAGDEFELRYRRAFSDLTSQLHITPGTAYQSFEQDTFVELYGNNAAAESRKGQERFNRWFLTGMTVAGVVLLGSLFSRK
- the BCL2L1 gene encoding bcl-2-like protein 1 isoform X1 is translated as MSQSNRELVVDFLSYKLSQKGYSWSQFSDVDENRTEAPEGTESDMETPSAINGNPSWHLADSPAVNGATGHSSSLDAREVIPMAAVKQALREAGDEFELRYRRAFSDLTSQLHITPGTAYQSFEQVVNELFRDGVNWGRIVAFFSFGGALCVESVDKEMQVLVSRIAAWMATYLNDHLEPWIQENGGWDTFVELYGNNAAAESRKGQERFNRWFLTGMTVAGVVLLGSLFSRK